One Brassica napus cultivar Da-Ae chromosome A5, Da-Ae, whole genome shotgun sequence DNA window includes the following coding sequences:
- the BNAA05G03340D gene encoding uncharacterized protein BNAA05G03340D isoform X1, with translation METLRDCMEEMVKFTLTHRVDFDLELTGAFCSGLLSGDSLPAGDETVEAFAGVPEYPLYKPLALNLLKSIASGCFCGGFEKVSLGKEVIWLKEKEEEWRKMIIQKGSELVNALKYVACELQVQEPLFSLMKVDTLDGVKTVEARCFEAEYDRLQQRGSLVMINKSLMFEVMEMHKYSSFNELLKAESPEKVFPGTTTLEEGMKMFKKLCDVDQEKKSNGVVAIHLSKSVSQPCVALSHILSGLSYTGVQSLLGLSHTVGSISHALPPPRSVLLSSFMLPYKPKVKGCRLSHGARALSKHVDRSSDGFWGVLSGSDSDKNKHAMDIINSFIGQCCWMNIHIVPPHGEVFEIRVAQGYGARWSPDGTKFIGFLEPYSEDGHSMAWKH, from the exons ATGGAGACACTGAGAGATTGTATGGAGGAAATGGTGAAGTTCACACTTACTCACCGTGTAGATTTCGATTTAGAGCTCACCGGAGCTTTCTGCTCCGGCCTTCTTTCCGGCGACTCGCTTCCGGCCGGTGATG AGACTGTAGAAGCATTTGCAGGTGTTCCTGAGTATCCTCTGTACAAGCCTCTAGCTTTAAACCTGCTGAAGTCAATTGCTTCTGGTTGTTTCTGTGGGGGTTTTGAGAAGGTTTCGCTGGGGAAAGAGGTGATCTGGTTGAAGGAGAAAGAGGAGGAGTGGAGGAAGATGATAATCCAAAAGGGTTCTGAGTTAGTCAAC GCCTTGAAGTATGTAGCTTGTGAGCTTCAAGTTCAAGAGCCCTTATTCTCCCTCATGAAAG TGGATACATTAGATGGTGTCAAAACAGTTGAGGCAAGGTGTTTTGAAGCGGAGTATGATAG ACTTCAACAAAGAGGCTCTCTGGTTATGATAAATAAATCTCTCATGTTTGAAGTTATG GAAATGCACAAATATTCATCATTTAATGAGCTGTTAAAAGCCGAGAGTCCAGAGAAAGTCTTCCCTGGCACTACTACACTTGAAGAAG GTATGAAAATGTTCAAGAAGTTGTGTGATGTTGatcaagagaagaagagcaatgGTGTTGTTGCAATCCATCTTAGTAAATCAGTTTCTCAGCCTTGTGTAGCTTTGTCTCACATACTCTCT GGCTTGAGTTACACAGGTGTGCAAAGCCTTCTGGGTCTTTCTCACACCGTTGGATCCATTTCTCATGCTCTGCCTCCTCCAAGATCAGTTCTACTCTCTTCCTTTATGCTTCCGTATAAACCAAAG GTAAAAGGTTGTAGACTGAGCCATGGAGCCAGAGCATTATCCAAGCATGTTGATCGAAGTAGTGATGGATTCTGGGGTGTTCTTTCTGGATCCG ATTCAGATAAGAATAAGCATGCAATGGACATTATCAATAGCTTCATCGGCCAGTGTTGTTGGATGAACATACATATAGTTCCACCACACGGGGAAGTGTTCGAGATTAGAGTAGCTCAAGGATATGGAGCACGTTGGTCTCCAGATGGAACCAAA TTCATTGGATTTCTTGAGCCTTACAGTGAAGATGGCCACTCCATGGCCTGGAAGCATTAG
- the LOC106453343 gene encoding uncharacterized protein LOC106453343 yields the protein MANHSWSNGDMNHQNAYFGNSTTSPESSGMNHLSGTATNWSSEEQAILEDALVRYSSDPSPSILRYAKIASELQHKTVRDVALRCRWINKKRRKLEDHNGLGGVDNKESIDKVVASNSAPHLLREEDGVIIELLKQNELFLNQIHTNLTSSSMLKENLKLFCKTRQNIKNLLKNLQENAPEPMKRMPWPEKLSDDHDELLDSILDLSASPRQQPSPEEFDHDQLLGSLFRPSTSPKQP from the exons ATGGCGAATCATTCATGGTCAAACGGTGATATGAATCACCAAAACGCATACTTCGGAAACTCCACGACGTCGCCGGAAAGCTCAGGGATGAATCACCTCTCAGGTACCGCCACGAATTGGAGCTCTGAAGAACAGGCCATTCTCGAAGATGCTCTTGTTAG GTATTCGTCAGACCCGAGTCCGAGTATCTTACGTTACGCAAAAATAGCGTCGGAGCTTCAGCACAAGACAGTTAGAGACGTTGCTTTGCGTTGCAGATGGATAAAC aaaaagagaagaaaattaGAAGATCATAATGGGTTGGGAGGAGTTGACAACAAG GAGAGTATAGATAAGGTGGTGGCTTCAAACTCAGCTCCACATCTTCTTAGAGAAGAAGATG GGGTCATCATTGAGCTTCTTAAACAAAACGAGCTATTCCTCAATCAGATCCATACAAATCTCACATCCTCCTCAATG TTAAAAGAGAACTTAAAACTGTTCTGCAAAACGCGCCAAAACATCAAGAACCTTCTCAAAAA CTTGCAGGAGAATGCGCCAGAGCCGATGAAGCGTATGCCATGGCCTGAGAAGTTGAGTGATGATCATGATGAGCTACTTGATTCAATCCTTGATCTCTCAgcttcaccaaggcagcaaccATCGCCAGAGGAATTTGATCATGATCAGCTACTTGGTTCACTCTTTCGTCCCTCAACTTCACCAAAGCAACCATGA
- the BNAA05G03340D gene encoding uncharacterized protein BNAA05G03340D isoform X2 has translation METLRDCMEEMVKFTLTHRVDFDLELTGAFCSGLLSGDSLPAGDETVEAFAGVPEYPLYKPLALNLLKSIASGCFCGGFEKVSLGKEVIWLKEKEEEWRKMIIQKGSELVNALKYVACELQVQEPLFSLMKDGVKTVEARCFEAEYDRLQQRGSLVMINKSLMFEVMEMHKYSSFNELLKAESPEKVFPGTTTLEEGMKMFKKLCDVDQEKKSNGVVAIHLSKSVSQPCVALSHILSGLSYTGVQSLLGLSHTVGSISHALPPPRSVLLSSFMLPYKPKVKGCRLSHGARALSKHVDRSSDGFWGVLSGSDSDKNKHAMDIINSFIGQCCWMNIHIVPPHGEVFEIRVAQGYGARWSPDGTKFIGFLEPYSEDGHSMAWKH, from the exons ATGGAGACACTGAGAGATTGTATGGAGGAAATGGTGAAGTTCACACTTACTCACCGTGTAGATTTCGATTTAGAGCTCACCGGAGCTTTCTGCTCCGGCCTTCTTTCCGGCGACTCGCTTCCGGCCGGTGATG AGACTGTAGAAGCATTTGCAGGTGTTCCTGAGTATCCTCTGTACAAGCCTCTAGCTTTAAACCTGCTGAAGTCAATTGCTTCTGGTTGTTTCTGTGGGGGTTTTGAGAAGGTTTCGCTGGGGAAAGAGGTGATCTGGTTGAAGGAGAAAGAGGAGGAGTGGAGGAAGATGATAATCCAAAAGGGTTCTGAGTTAGTCAAC GCCTTGAAGTATGTAGCTTGTGAGCTTCAAGTTCAAGAGCCCTTATTCTCCCTCATGAAAG ATGGTGTCAAAACAGTTGAGGCAAGGTGTTTTGAAGCGGAGTATGATAG ACTTCAACAAAGAGGCTCTCTGGTTATGATAAATAAATCTCTCATGTTTGAAGTTATG GAAATGCACAAATATTCATCATTTAATGAGCTGTTAAAAGCCGAGAGTCCAGAGAAAGTCTTCCCTGGCACTACTACACTTGAAGAAG GTATGAAAATGTTCAAGAAGTTGTGTGATGTTGatcaagagaagaagagcaatgGTGTTGTTGCAATCCATCTTAGTAAATCAGTTTCTCAGCCTTGTGTAGCTTTGTCTCACATACTCTCT GGCTTGAGTTACACAGGTGTGCAAAGCCTTCTGGGTCTTTCTCACACCGTTGGATCCATTTCTCATGCTCTGCCTCCTCCAAGATCAGTTCTACTCTCTTCCTTTATGCTTCCGTATAAACCAAAG GTAAAAGGTTGTAGACTGAGCCATGGAGCCAGAGCATTATCCAAGCATGTTGATCGAAGTAGTGATGGATTCTGGGGTGTTCTTTCTGGATCCG ATTCAGATAAGAATAAGCATGCAATGGACATTATCAATAGCTTCATCGGCCAGTGTTGTTGGATGAACATACATATAGTTCCACCACACGGGGAAGTGTTCGAGATTAGAGTAGCTCAAGGATATGGAGCACGTTGGTCTCCAGATGGAACCAAA TTCATTGGATTTCTTGAGCCTTACAGTGAAGATGGCCACTCCATGGCCTGGAAGCATTAG
- the LOC106450721 gene encoding probable esterase KAI2 yields the protein MGVIEEAHNVKVIGSGNKGTVVLGHGFGTDQSVWKHLVPHLVDDYRIVLYDNMGAGTTNPEYFDFDRYSTLEGFAFDLLAILEDLQIESCIFVGHSLSAMVGVLASLNRPDLFSKIVMVSASPRFVNDVDYQGGFEQEDLNQLFEAIRSNYKAWCLGFAPLVVGGDLDSVAVQEFSRTLFNMRPDIALSMAQTIFSSDMRQILPFVSVPCHIVQSAKDLAVPVAVSEYLHTNLGSESVVEVMSSEGHLPQLSSPASVIPVLLRHIRQDITV from the exons atgggtgTAATAGAGGAAGCTCACAACGTGAAGGTGATTGGCTCAGGAAATAAAGGGACGGTCGTATTAGGTCACGGGTTCGGTACGGACCAGTCAGTATGGAAACACCTGGTTCCACATCTGGTCGACGATTACCGCATCGTGCTCTACGACAACATGGGAGCCGGTACGACCAATCCGGAATATTTCGACTTTGATCGTTACTCAACTCTCGAAGGTTTCGCCTTTGATTTGCTTGCAATCTTAGAAGACCTTCAAATCGAGTCTTGTATCTTTGTCGGTCACTCTCTTTCCGCCATGGTTGGTGTCTTGGCTTCTCTTAACCGACCTGACCTCTTCTCCAAAATCGTCATGGTTTCTGCTTCCCCAAG ATTCGTGAACGATGTTGATTACCAAGGTGGATTCGAGCAAGAAGACCTAAACCAGCTTTTTGAAGCGATACGAAGCAACTACAAAGCGTGGTGCTTAGGTTTCGCTCCACTGGTGGTAGGTGGAGACTTGGACTCGGTAGCCGTTCAAGAATTCAGCAGGACTCTCTTCAACATGCGTCCAGACATAGCTCTCTCCATGGCTCAGACCATTTTCAGTAGCGACATGAGACAAATCTTACCATTTGTCTCTGTCCCTTGTCACATCGTCCAAAGCGCTAAAGATTTAGCCGTACCGGTCGCCGTATCCGAGTATCTTCACACCAATCTCGGGTCTGAATCCGTCGTCGAGGTTATGTCTTCAGAGGGTCATCTTCCTCAGCTTAGCTCGCCGGCCTCTGTTATTCCCGTTCTCCTCCGTCACATCCGCCAGGACATTACTGTCTGA